In the genome of Oncorhynchus clarkii lewisi isolate Uvic-CL-2024 chromosome 4, UVic_Ocla_1.0, whole genome shotgun sequence, one region contains:
- the LOC139406867 gene encoding serine/threonine-protein phosphatase 4 catalytic subunit B codes for MCVTMGDISDLDRQIEQLRRCELIKENEVKALCAKAREILVEESNVQRVDSPVTVCGDIHGQFYDLKELFRVGGDVPETNYLFMGDFVDRGFYSVETFLLLLALKVRYPDRITLIRGNHESRQITQVYGFYDECLRKYGSVTVWRYCTEIFDYLSLSAIIDGKIFCVHGGLSPSIQTLDQIRTIDRKQEVPHDGPMCDLLWSDPEDTTGWGVSPRGAGYLFGSDVVAQFNAANDIHMICRAHQLVMEGYKWHFNETVLTVWSAPNYCYRCGNVAAILELDEHLQREFIIFEAAPQETRGIPSKKPVADYFL; via the exons ATGTGTGTGACAATGGGGGACATCAGTGATCTGGACAGACAGATCGAACAACTTAGGCGCTGTGAACTCATCAAGGAAAATGAAGTCAAAGCACTGTGTGCCAAGGCCAG GGAGATTCTGGTAGAGGAGAGTAACGTACAGAGGGTGGACTCTCCAGTTACA GTGTGTGGGGATATTCATGGACAGTTTTATGACCTAAAGGAGTTGTTTAGA GTAGGGGGCGATGTTCCGGAGACAAACTATCTCTTCATGGGTGACTTTGTGGACCGAGGCTTCTACAGCGTGGAGACGTTCCTGCTGCTCCTAGCACTCAAG GTGCGGTATCCAGACAGGATCACTCTGATCCGAGGGAACCACGAGTCACGGCAGATCACACAGGTCTACGGCTTCTATGACGAGTGCCTCCGCAAGTACGGCTCGGTCACCGTGTGGAGATACTGCACCGAGATCTTTGATTACCTGTCCCTCTCTGCCATCATCGACGGCAAG ATATTCTGTGTGCATGGTGGCCTTTCTCCCTCTATTCAAACTCTGGACCAGATCAGAACTATCGACAGGAAGCAGGAAGTGCCTCACGATGGCCCCATGTGTGACCTGCTGTGGTCTGACCCAGAAG acaccacagGGTGGGGGGTGAGCCCGAGGGGGGCGGGCTACCTGTTTGGCAGTGACGTCGTGGCCCAGTTCAACGCGGCCAATGACATCCACATGATCTGCAGGGCCCACCAGCTGGTCATGGAGGGCTACAAGTGGCACTTCAATGAGACAGTGCTAACTGTGTGGTCCGCACCCAACTACTGCTACAG ATGTGGTAATGTGGCAGCCATCTTGGAGCTGGATGAGCACCTGCAGAGGGAGTTCATCATATTTGAAGCCGCCCCGCAGGAAACCAGGGGCATTCCCTCCAAAAAGCCAGTGGCAGACTACTTCCTGTGA